The Mucilaginibacter rubeus genomic interval AGCAGAAGGTGTTTTAGGCAAGATATATCTGTTCATGGGGAAAGATCAGCAAGCGCTGGATCTGTTTAACGCTTCCTTTAAGGACATCGCCGCACAGAATAACCCGGCTGTACTGTATGACCTCAATAAGGAATTCGGTCCTGGTGGTAGGTTTGTGCCGATCAGCAGTGATGGCCCCGCTAATTCACCAGGCCTCGACTACACTGATAATACAGAATCTGTGCTTTCGAGAACGTTTTACAACGGGCCCGATAACGGTAATACTTTCAATAATGATTTTATCGTTTTATCACCGGGCGCACAGGCACTTTTTTCAGCCGCGGACCTGCGATTGAATTTCTATGCAGCGCAGTTCCCTTATCAGGAACCGAACCCATCAGGGCGTCTTTCAAAATATAGTGAGCAATATGTAAAATACGGACTACAACTGCCAGAGCTTTATCTACTACGCGCCGAAGCTAAAGCCAGGCTTAATGACCTGGCGGGAGCAGCTGCGGACCTGTTATACCTTCGCCAGCACCGCTTGCCGCAGTCAGATGCGGTTATTCCGGCCAGTGCAACTGCGGCTAAAACCCCTATGCTGAGGTTCATTATGGATGAACGCACCCGCGAATTCGCTACTGAAGGCTATCGTTGGCTGGATATGCGCAGGTTGTCCGTTGATCCGCTTTTCAGCGGTGCTACATACACCCATATCCTTTACAAGGACGATACCTTCAGCAATACAACGACGTTTACGCTGACCGCAGATCGCCTGACCCTTCGTTTACCTCCTGCCATCATGCAGGCTAATCCATCTTTCCAAAATAATCCATAATTCTAACGTAAAAAAAATGAAGAATATAACACAGAGAATGACATTCGTCATCTCAATCATAGGATCCCTGCTTTTTAATACTCAGGTCTTCGCTCAGCAGGTATTTACCATAACCGGTCAGCTTGGTGCGAATAAA includes:
- a CDS encoding RagB/SusD family nutrient uptake outer membrane protein, whose protein sequence is MKKNIIYLLMITLAITAGGCKKSFLEITPKGRLVARTTNDYALLMNSVSLYADEIGGGWRAIALMGDDVAAEDSYLASAKLPSQNAFKWSADLFQSGQGYDLSQALTSLYTCNKVINEVMNSTEGSDADKKAILAEAQANRAWIYFTLINFYGKPYLSSSAAQDLGFPIIKTADITVNSFTRNTVQEVYDFMIQDLTAASSALPLQNAIGSTRWNKAAAEGVLGKIYLFMGKDQQALDLFNASFKDIAAQNNPAVLYDLNKEFGPGGRFVPISSDGPANSPGLDYTDNTESVLSRTFYNGPDNGNTFNNDFIVLSPGAQALFSAADLRLNFYAAQFPYQEPNPSGRLSKYSEQYVKYGLQLPELYLLRAEAKARLNDLAGAAADLLYLRQHRLPQSDAVIPASATAAKTPMLRFIMDERTREFATEGYRWLDMRRLSVDPLFSGATYTHILYKDDTFSNTTTFTLTADRLTLRLPPAIMQANPSFQNNP